The sequence TTTTCATTACCAGCATTTTTATGTCCAACTGTAATTTCAAGAGGGCTTCTCATGAATTCTTTTGCAATACGAGCAACTTCTTGCGGCATTGTTGCAGAGAATAACCATGTACTCTTTTCTTTAGGTGTGTCAGATAAGATAGCAGTAATGTCTTCATAGAATCCCATGTTTAACATTTCATCTGCCTCATCTAAGACACAATAATTAAGATTTTTAATGTTAACCATGTTTCGGTTAATCATGTCTTGCATTCTTCCAGGAGTTGCAACAATAATTTGTGCACCTCTTCTTATTTGGCTAGCTTGTTCTGTGATACTCGCTCCACCATAGATGGCAACAGTATTTAAACCTTTAATGTACTTAGAGTATAGTTTGATTTCATTTGTAATTTGAAGACATAACTCTCTTGTAGGCGATAAAATTAATGCTTGAGTTTCTTTGTTTTCAGCATTAATTTTTTGGATAAGTGGAAACCCAAACGCTGCAGTCTTACCAGTTCCGGTTTGAGCTAACGCTACAATGTCTGTGTCTTTTTCCAATAATAGGGGAATCGCTTTTTCTTGTACTTCCGATGGACTTTCAAATCCAAGGTCTTTGATCGCGAGCAGTAGCGATTCGTTTAGACCTAATTGTTCAAATTTATTCATGTATGTATTTAAAATTGGGTGCAAAAGTACTGTTTATTAATGAGATATGCTAATTTTTTTTAACTTGTTCAATATCAGAATCTTGATTTGTGAAATAAATGTAAAAAAACTCTGTAGTTTTATGATTGTAAGCCTTATTTTTGCAGAAAATGGATTATTATGTTTCAACTTTTGGATTTTATTGGAACTTTTGTGTTTGCGGTTTCAGGTGTTTTAACAGGTTTGAATAAAAAATTAGATTTATTTGGAGTTTTTATTATTGCTTTTGTGACTGCTTTAGGTGGGGGTACATTAAGAGATGTTTTGATTGGAAGAACTCCTGTGGGTTGGATGTTGGATTTGCAATATGTTTATTTGATTGTTATAGGTTTTGTAGTAGCTATTGTTTTTCGAAAAAAGCTGGATAAACTAAGGGTGTCTATGTTTCTTTTTGATACAATTGGCTTAGGTATTTTTACGTTAATAGGTCTCGAAAAGGGAATTGAAAAAGGATTGCATCCTATTGTTTGTATTGCGTTAGGTGCTATGACAGCTACTTTTGGTGGTGTCATTCGAGATATTTTGTGTAATGAAATACCAGTAGTTTTCAGAAGAGAAATTTATGCTACTGTTTGTATTTTGGGTGGTGTTTTGTTTTTTGTTTTACAAAATTGTAATGTAAGTAACGATTTTATATATCTAACAACTACTGTTTTTATGATCGTATTGCGACTTTTGGCTGTAAAATATAAGTGGTATTTACCGACTTTGTATTATAAAGGATAGTTTAAAATAAATGTGATTAATTCTTTAGTAGCTTTTCCTCTATGGCTTAATAGTGCTTTTTCTTTTTGTTCAATTTCTGCAAATGTTTTATTATTTCCTTTAGGAAGGAATATTGGGTCATATCCAAAGCCTTTATTTCCTTTCTTTTCGTTGGTAATGGTTCCGTTTGCTATTCCTGTAAATGAATATTGTTTTCCATTTAGGTTTAATGTGATAACGGTTTTGAAATTAGCATTTCTGTTTTCTTTGTCTTTTAATTCAGTTAACAACTTATTCATGTTGTCTTCTGAGTTTTTTTGATCTCCAGCATACCTAGCTGAATAAACGCCAGGTGCTCCATTTAAAGCATCTACTTCAAGTCCTGTGTCGTCTGCAAAGCAATCGTAACCAAATTTTTCACTAACATAGTTTGCTTTTAAAATTGCGTTACCTTCAATCGTATCTGCTGTTTCTGGAATGTCATCATAGCATCCAATTTCTTCAAGGCTTAAAATTTGGATTTCTTTTGGCAGCATTTGCTGAATTTCAGCGATTTTGTTTTTATTATTGGATGCAAAAACTAACTTCATAATTGTTTAAAATTTAATTTTCTCTTTTGTGTTTCCATCTTTTATGAGTCCAAAGGTAGAATTCTGGAGCTTCATGAATCTGTTCTTCTACTTTTTTCATGAATGCTTCCGATATTTCAAAATTTGGTATTGATTTAGCATTGTCGGTCATTAATTCCATTGAAGCTTCATAGTAGCCTCTCTTTATTTTTTTAGTTTTTAAGAACATGACTGTTAAGTCTAGTCTTTTGGCTAATAATTCGGCACCAACGTGTATTGGTGTTTCGATTCCCATAAACTTCGCCCAGTGCGCTTTTGAAGATGATTTTGGGGATTGGTCACTTGCGAAGCCATAGATGCTTAATATCCCGTTTTTATGATTGCTTTCTATTGTTGAAATGGTTTCTTTAGTTGTGATTAGTTTTGCTTCGAATTTTGATCGTATATCGTGAACAAGTTTGTCAAAGTATTTATTTGAAATCTTCTTATAGATACCAATTCCTTTAAAGGTGATGTAGTAATTCATTGAAACTACCCATTCATAACTAGCGTAATGTGCACATAATAAAGCAATGCTTTTTCCTTTTTTTTCGGTTTCTAAATAAAGATCCATGTTTTTAAATTTGAATCTCTTTTGAATTTCTTTTTTAGAAATAGTCATTGTTTTGATCATTTCTAAAAACATATCACACATGTGTGAATAGAATTTTTTCTCAATGATTTTTCTTTCTTCATTGCTTAGGTGTGGTAGAGCCATAGCTAAGTTTCCTCGTACAACCTTTGTTCTGTATCCGATAACTCTGTAGACTAAAAAGCATACAAAATCTGAAAAAATATAAAGCAAAGGGAATGGTAGAATTGAAATTAAGAATAGAATAGGGTAGAGAAGAATATATACTATTAACTGCATTGTTGTTTTTTTTTACAAATATACTTTTTTAAAATAATAAGGAAATAGGTAAACTATTATTAAATTTACAAAAAAAAATATTTTATGGATTTACTTTTAATAGTAATTATAGCTGTAACAGTTTTGGTAAGTTATAAAGGGTTTAATGATTTTAATTTCTTTAGAAAATATGAATTTCATATTGGAAGTATTAGAAGTGGTGAGCAGATTAGAATGATAACATCTGGTTTTCTTCATGGTGATATGATGCATTTAGCGTTTAATATGATCACATTTTATTTTTTTGCACCCTATGTTTTGGGAAATTTGGGTCGCATTTATTTCTTGTATGTGTATTTTGGAAGTCTAATTGCTGGTAGT is a genomic window of Flavobacterium jumunjinense containing:
- a CDS encoding lysophospholipid acyltransferase family protein, with the protein product MQLIVYILLYPILFLISILPFPLLYIFSDFVCFLVYRVIGYRTKVVRGNLAMALPHLSNEERKIIEKKFYSHMCDMFLEMIKTMTISKKEIQKRFKFKNMDLYLETEKKGKSIALLCAHYASYEWVVSMNYYITFKGIGIYKKISNKYFDKLVHDIRSKFEAKLITTKETISTIESNHKNGILSIYGFASDQSPKSSSKAHWAKFMGIETPIHVGAELLAKRLDLTVMFLKTKKIKRGYYEASMELMTDNAKSIPNFEISEAFMKKVEEQIHEAPEFYLWTHKRWKHKREN
- a CDS encoding non-canonical purine NTP diphosphatase; translated protein: MKLVFASNNKNKIAEIQQMLPKEIQILSLEEIGCYDDIPETADTIEGNAILKANYVSEKFGYDCFADDTGLEVDALNGAPGVYSARYAGDQKNSEDNMNKLLTELKDKENRNANFKTVITLNLNGKQYSFTGIANGTITNEKKGNKGFGYDPIFLPKGNNKTFAEIEQKEKALLSHRGKATKELITFILNYPL
- a CDS encoding trimeric intracellular cation channel family protein codes for the protein MFQLLDFIGTFVFAVSGVLTGLNKKLDLFGVFIIAFVTALGGGTLRDVLIGRTPVGWMLDLQYVYLIVIGFVVAIVFRKKLDKLRVSMFLFDTIGLGIFTLIGLEKGIEKGLHPIVCIALGAMTATFGGVIRDILCNEIPVVFRREIYATVCILGGVLFFVLQNCNVSNDFIYLTTTVFMIVLRLLAVKYKWYLPTLYYKG